A region from the Aquimarina sp. ERC-38 genome encodes:
- the folE gene encoding GTP cyclohydrolase I FolE, producing the protein MPYRQFEEYNIQVTDEVKSKFKAIISDLGEDVNREGILKTPERAAKAMQFLTQGYDQDAAAILKGAMFAESYDDMVIVKNIELYSLCEHHMLPFFGKAHIAYIPNGHIVGLSKLPRIVDVFARRLQVQERLTHDILECINNTLKPQGVAVVIEASHMCMMMRGVQKQNSTTTTSGFRGQFEKIETRTEFLRLISADLSN; encoded by the coding sequence ATGCCATACAGACAATTTGAAGAATACAACATACAAGTTACTGATGAGGTAAAAAGTAAATTTAAAGCCATTATTTCAGATTTAGGAGAAGATGTAAACCGGGAGGGAATTTTAAAGACCCCGGAACGTGCAGCTAAAGCAATGCAATTTTTGACGCAGGGTTATGACCAGGACGCCGCAGCTATTTTAAAAGGGGCTATGTTTGCAGAATCCTACGATGATATGGTGATCGTTAAAAACATAGAATTATACTCTTTATGTGAACATCATATGTTACCCTTTTTTGGAAAAGCACATATTGCCTACATCCCTAACGGACATATTGTCGGTTTAAGTAAGTTACCTCGTATTGTAGATGTTTTTGCAAGACGATTGCAAGTACAGGAAAGGCTAACCCATGATATTTTGGAATGTATTAATAATACCCTTAAACCCCAGGGGGTTGCTGTAGTAATTGAAGCTTCTCATATGTGTATGATGATGCGGGGAGTTCAAAAACAGAATTCTACCACCACCACTTCCGGATTCAGGGGGCAATTTGAAAAAATAGAAACTCGTACCGAATTTTTACGTTTAATTTCTGCTGATTTATCCAATTAA
- a CDS encoding DUF6958 family protein has protein sequence MSEKILTLHPDGKKGVNIALAKYEIIKKYIISILKKEGTLTYQDLNTRAINELTPTFDGKVGWYLVTVKLDLEARGVIRRIPKTSPHQIELVDK, from the coding sequence ATGTCAGAAAAAATACTTACACTACACCCTGACGGTAAAAAAGGAGTAAATATCGCACTTGCTAAATATGAGATAATTAAAAAGTATATTATTTCGATACTCAAAAAAGAAGGTACCTTAACCTATCAGGATTTAAATACTAGAGCCATAAACGAACTGACTCCAACTTTTGACGGAAAAGTTGGATGGTATTTAGTAACGGTTAAACTGGATTTAGAAGCAAGAGGTGTGATCCGTAGAATACCAAAAACCAGTCCGCACCAAATTGAACTGGTTGATAAATAA
- a CDS encoding DUF6787 family protein, with amino-acid sequence MQKFKERWEITQTWQLIFPFLGILGLLLSGYLIGRGLLKLIDMKLTNTLENIVATAITLIIAFVLLQITLLIFKPLAKKWKVNRRWELIAIFIVFAITGSTAARLSDPLLHSVGLTPENTNPWLYWPVRILIIFPVYQVLLIFIGWLFGQFRFFWNFEKRMLKRMGFARFIKE; translated from the coding sequence ATGCAGAAGTTTAAAGAGCGCTGGGAGATTACCCAAACCTGGCAATTAATTTTTCCGTTTTTAGGTATTTTAGGATTGCTACTTTCCGGATACTTGATAGGACGGGGATTATTAAAGTTAATTGATATGAAATTAACTAATACTTTAGAAAATATAGTAGCAACTGCAATAACTCTAATCATAGCTTTTGTATTATTACAAATCACTTTACTTATATTTAAGCCGTTGGCTAAAAAGTGGAAGGTAAACCGAAGATGGGAACTGATAGCCATCTTTATTGTATTTGCCATTACGGGTTCTACTGCCGCTCGCTTATCAGATCCATTGCTCCATTCTGTTGGACTCACCCCTGAGAATACAAACCCCTGGTTGTACTGGCCTGTACGTATTTTAATTATTTTCCCGGTGTATCAGGTATTACTTATTTTTATAGGGTGGTTGTTTGGACAATTTCGTTTTTTCTGGAATTTTGAAAAGAGGATGCTAAAACGAATGGGGTTTGCACGTTTTATAAAAGAGTAA
- a CDS encoding DUF6146 family protein — translation MKQYFYILILLIVIACTTTRNTAVSDNTSQNTLSDTLRIANDSLEYEIIIIEPGFNGWLVTQRPRGYYGKTFLRTRNIQYVQEYNQRVIQPNRFDPQIYQQQIDYQSQIDYGYEVDYLLYHYFLYMEQRLGQRFFRSRGVGF, via the coding sequence ATGAAGCAATATTTCTATATTCTTATACTATTGATCGTTATCGCTTGTACTACTACTAGAAATACAGCTGTATCTGATAATACTTCTCAAAATACACTGTCAGATACTTTACGTATTGCTAATGATAGCCTGGAGTATGAGATTATTATTATCGAACCCGGATTTAACGGATGGTTGGTAACCCAACGTCCAAGAGGATACTACGGGAAAACTTTTTTACGTACCCGTAATATACAATACGTTCAGGAATACAATCAGCGTGTCATACAACCCAATCGGTTCGATCCTCAGATTTATCAACAACAAATAGACTACCAGTCTCAAATTGACTACGGCTATGAGGTAGATTATCTGCTATATCACTACTTTTTATATATGGAACAGCGATTAGGTCAAAGATTTTTCAGGTCTCGTGGTGTAGGATTTTGA
- a CDS encoding IS630 family transposase → MESPADTVLLFEDEFSLSNIATVSYQWSPKGKQPKTICKQRKRERQTAMGSYNFETGQITVTFHQRGNYQSFKKHLKKIMHIYRKHTKIIMVVDNVKFHHAKLLKVWLKKHPKLEIVYLPPYSPELNPVERAWWFMRKKISHNRFLHSLEERKVAFWKMFSHFQKPNQKMIKICEINF, encoded by the coding sequence TTGGAGAGTCCTGCTGACACGGTACTTTTGTTTGAAGATGAGTTCTCCCTGTCAAACATTGCCACTGTAAGTTATCAATGGTCACCTAAGGGCAAGCAACCTAAAACAATCTGCAAACAAAGAAAAAGGGAACGCCAGACAGCTATGGGGAGTTACAATTTTGAGACCGGGCAAATTACCGTTACCTTTCATCAAAGGGGGAACTATCAAAGTTTTAAAAAGCACTTGAAAAAAATAATGCACATCTATAGAAAACACACTAAGATTATTATGGTAGTGGATAACGTAAAGTTTCACCATGCAAAATTACTAAAAGTATGGTTAAAGAAACACCCAAAACTTGAGATCGTATACTTGCCCCCGTATAGTCCGGAACTCAACCCTGTAGAGAGAGCATGGTGGTTTATGAGAAAAAAGATCTCACACAACCGTTTTCTTCATTCATTAGAAGAGAGAAAAGTGGCTTTCTGGAAAATGTTTTCGCATTTTCAAAAGCCAAATCAGAAAATGATTAAAATTTGTGAAATTAATTTTTAG
- a CDS encoding IS630 family transposase: MGRSTRKVSGYTPDQIKALFNNEDKYKIGLRLYAVYQVSLGKPSRELEALYNTSFKQILNWVSRFEKEGIEGLKDKTGRGRKPKLTEDQKTELSQLILEATPEDYGYNSATWNGPLLIDWIEKHMGVSYKRAQIYNILKGLGFSYQKSKGIYPEADLEKQGEFKEELKKTLGESC, translated from the coding sequence ATGGGTAGATCTACACGTAAAGTGTCTGGTTATACACCGGATCAAATAAAGGCACTTTTCAACAACGAGGATAAATACAAAATAGGTTTACGCTTGTATGCCGTTTACCAAGTTTCTTTAGGAAAGCCAAGCCGGGAACTAGAGGCGTTGTACAACACAAGTTTTAAGCAAATTTTAAACTGGGTATCCAGGTTTGAAAAAGAAGGTATTGAAGGGCTAAAGGATAAAACAGGTAGAGGGCGCAAACCAAAGCTTACAGAGGATCAAAAAACGGAGTTGAGCCAATTAATTCTAGAGGCAACCCCGGAGGATTACGGGTACAACTCAGCTACCTGGAACGGTCCTTTACTTATTGATTGGATTGAGAAACATATGGGGGTTAGCTACAAACGGGCTCAGATCTATAATATATTAAAGGGCCTTGGCTTTAGCTATCAGAAATCGAAAGGCATCTATCCGGAAGCTGATCTTGAGAAACAAGGGGAGTTCAAAGAGGAGTTAAAAAAAACTCTTGGAGAGTCCTGCTGA
- a CDS encoding DUF937 domain-containing protein has product MAGLLDLLNSDLGKQMISGVSKQTHQPEEKTAGVLSMAMPVLMAAMKKNASTPEGAQGLMSALSNKHNGSILDNLGGLFDGGVDESVTNDGAGILGHILGNKQSAVESTLSAKSGMDTGAISQILKVAAPLLMGVIGKQTQQGSVNSASGLTTLLGSMLGGQPNENQSLITSLIDADGDGSVLDDVAGMVLGSNKGKGDGIGGMLGGLFGK; this is encoded by the coding sequence ATGGCAGGATTACTAGACTTATTAAATAGTGATTTAGGAAAACAAATGATCAGTGGGGTAAGCAAACAGACCCATCAGCCCGAAGAAAAAACAGCAGGCGTATTAAGTATGGCTATGCCTGTTTTAATGGCAGCCATGAAAAAAAATGCTTCCACTCCGGAAGGAGCTCAGGGATTGATGAGTGCTTTATCTAATAAACATAACGGAAGTATTCTGGACAATCTGGGAGGTTTATTTGATGGTGGTGTTGATGAAAGCGTAACTAACGATGGTGCCGGGATTTTAGGGCATATCTTAGGAAACAAACAATCTGCGGTAGAAAGTACTTTGAGTGCCAAGTCTGGTATGGACACTGGAGCTATCTCACAAATCCTTAAAGTTGCTGCTCCGTTATTAATGGGAGTAATCGGTAAACAAACCCAACAAGGATCGGTTAATAGCGCAAGTGGTTTAACTACTTTGCTAGGAAGTATGCTAGGCGGACAACCTAATGAAAACCAAAGCCTGATCACTTCTTTAATTGATGCTGACGGAGATGGAAGTGTGCTAGACGATGTAGCTGGTATGGTACTGGGTTCTAACAAAGGTAAGGGTGACGGTATTGGTGGAATGCTAGGAGGACTTTTTGGAAAGTAA
- a CDS encoding D-2-hydroxyacid dehydrogenase: MKVLANDGVSQSGIDALEKAGFEVITTTVAQDQLVDYLNKNEINVLLVRSATKVRKDIIDNCPSLKIIGRGGVGMDNIDVEYAREKGIKVINTPAASSGSVAELVFAHLYGSVRFLHDANRNMPLEGDSKFKNLKKAYAGGIELRGKTLGIIGIGRIGQATAKIALGVGMKVLVFDPFIEEVEIPLEFYDGQTVQFKLKTVSKEELLKNADFITLHVPAQKEYVIGKKELDQMKEGAGLINAARGGVIDEVALVEALESGKLAFAGLDVFENEPTPAMKVLMNSKISLTPHIGAATGEAQDRIGQELADQIISILK; this comes from the coding sequence ATGAAAGTTTTAGCAAACGATGGTGTATCGCAAAGCGGAATTGATGCATTGGAAAAAGCCGGATTTGAAGTAATTACTACTACTGTAGCACAGGACCAATTGGTAGATTATTTAAATAAAAACGAAATTAACGTACTTCTGGTACGTAGTGCTACTAAAGTACGTAAAGATATTATTGATAATTGTCCTTCCTTAAAAATTATCGGACGTGGCGGGGTTGGTATGGATAATATTGACGTAGAATATGCCAGAGAAAAAGGGATAAAAGTAATTAATACCCCAGCTGCATCTTCAGGTTCTGTAGCCGAGTTGGTTTTTGCCCACCTATATGGTAGTGTACGTTTTTTACATGATGCTAACCGTAATATGCCACTGGAAGGAGACTCCAAATTTAAGAATCTAAAGAAAGCCTATGCCGGCGGAATTGAACTGCGGGGTAAAACCCTTGGGATTATTGGAATCGGAAGGATCGGGCAAGCTACTGCAAAAATAGCGCTAGGGGTTGGTATGAAAGTACTGGTTTTTGATCCGTTTATTGAAGAGGTTGAGATTCCCCTTGAGTTTTATGACGGGCAAACGGTACAATTTAAATTAAAAACTGTTTCTAAAGAAGAACTACTTAAGAATGCTGATTTTATAACCTTACATGTTCCAGCTCAAAAAGAATACGTTATTGGTAAGAAAGAACTAGATCAAATGAAGGAGGGTGCCGGATTGATTAATGCTGCTCGTGGGGGAGTTATTGATGAAGTAGCTCTGGTTGAAGCTTTAGAAAGTGGTAAATTAGCTTTTGCCGGATTAGATGTTTTTGAAAATGAACCTACCCCGGCGATGAAAGTATTGATGAATTCAAAAATATCCCTTACACCTCATATTGGTGCGGCTACCGGAGAAGCTCAGGATCGTATTGGTCAGGAATTGGCAGATCAAATTATTTCTATTTTAAAATAA
- the serC gene encoding 3-phosphoserine/phosphohydroxythreonine transaminase yields the protein MKKHNFSAGPCILPQSVFKEASQAVLDLNNSGLSVLEISHRSKDFVDIMEEARSLALELLGLEGKGYKALFLQGGASLEFLMVAYNLLENKAGYINTGTWSDKAIKEAKLFGEVIEVASSKDKNYNYIPKGYDIPKGLDYLHCTSNNTIFGTQIKDFPETDAPLTCDMSSDIFSRQLDFSKFGLIYAGAQKNMGPAGTTLVVVKEDLLGKVSRKIPSMLDYSVHISKGSMFNTPPVFAVYVSMLTLRWLKGMGGITGIEERNEKKANLIYSEIDLNPLFNGFTAKEDRSTMSATFTLANEDLKESFDAMCKEAGINGINGHRSVGGYRASMYNAMDLDSVAVLVDVMSDLERKA from the coding sequence ATGAAAAAGCACAATTTTAGCGCAGGTCCCTGTATTTTACCACAATCCGTTTTTAAAGAAGCTTCCCAGGCTGTTTTAGACCTAAATAATTCGGGATTATCTGTTTTGGAGATTTCGCATCGTAGCAAGGATTTTGTGGATATTATGGAAGAAGCCCGAAGCTTAGCATTAGAATTGTTAGGATTAGAAGGAAAGGGTTATAAGGCCCTATTTTTACAAGGGGGGGCAAGTCTGGAATTCTTAATGGTTGCCTACAATTTACTGGAAAACAAAGCTGGATACATCAATACCGGTACCTGGAGTGATAAAGCAATTAAAGAGGCCAAACTCTTTGGAGAAGTGATTGAAGTAGCATCCTCTAAAGATAAAAATTACAATTACATTCCTAAAGGATACGACATTCCTAAAGGTTTGGACTATTTACATTGCACTTCTAATAATACTATTTTCGGAACGCAGATTAAAGATTTTCCGGAAACCGATGCTCCTCTGACCTGTGATATGAGTAGTGATATTTTTTCCCGTCAGCTTGATTTTTCTAAGTTCGGATTAATTTATGCGGGAGCGCAAAAGAATATGGGTCCTGCTGGTACCACCCTGGTAGTGGTAAAAGAAGACCTTTTAGGTAAGGTGAGCCGAAAAATACCATCTATGCTGGACTATAGCGTACATATTAGCAAAGGAAGTATGTTTAATACGCCTCCTGTATTTGCCGTATACGTGTCCATGTTAACACTACGTTGGTTAAAAGGAATGGGAGGTATTACCGGTATTGAAGAACGTAATGAGAAAAAAGCGAATTTAATCTATTCTGAAATTGATTTAAATCCTTTATTTAACGGATTTACGGCTAAAGAAGACCGCTCTACCATGAGTGCTACTTTTACATTAGCTAATGAAGACTTAAAAGAATCCTTTGATGCAATGTGTAAAGAGGCTGGAATCAACGGTATCAACGGACATCGAAGTGTAGGAGGTTACCGGGCAAGCATGTATAATGCCATGGACCTGGACAGTGTTGCCGTCTTAGTTGACGTGATGAGTGACCTGGAGCGAAAAGCATAA
- a CDS encoding acyl-CoA reductase — protein sequence MTLNERIEAFSALGTFLRQFEQPISAPDLNIPYNDEFYTQFDTIIKSTIHQNGWFTEENIRYALVQWGNLLTSENLRDWLVPYDLQESELKTIGIVMAGNIPLVGFHDFLCVLITGNKVKAKQSSDDMQLLPLICNYLKKIQPAFDTRIELTKDRLLGIDAVIATGSNNTARYFEYYFRDQPAIIRKNRNSIAILTGNETTEQLKALGEDIFRYYGLGCRSVSKLYVPEGYNFERFFTAIYDYHYLMDSAKYANNYDYNKAVYLMSNFKLLENGFLILKEDTSMSSSIASLFYEYYHDPEQLKRDLEKNQDSLQCIVSDIPAIPSVAFGETQQPSLNDYADGIDVINFLKKINA from the coding sequence ATGACTTTAAATGAGAGAATTGAGGCCTTTTCTGCTTTAGGAACATTTTTAAGACAGTTTGAACAACCCATAAGTGCACCTGATCTCAACATTCCTTATAATGATGAATTTTATACCCAATTTGATACTATTATTAAAAGCACCATACATCAAAACGGTTGGTTTACTGAAGAAAATATCAGATACGCCCTTGTTCAATGGGGAAATTTATTAACCAGCGAAAACCTGAGAGATTGGCTAGTTCCTTATGACTTACAGGAATCGGAGCTAAAAACTATCGGTATTGTTATGGCAGGAAATATTCCTCTGGTTGGATTTCATGATTTTTTATGTGTTTTGATTACTGGGAATAAGGTAAAAGCAAAGCAATCTTCGGATGATATGCAGTTGCTTCCCTTGATATGTAATTATTTAAAAAAAATACAACCTGCTTTTGATACAAGAATCGAATTGACAAAAGATCGATTACTTGGGATTGATGCGGTTATAGCGACCGGAAGTAATAACACCGCTCGCTATTTTGAATATTATTTTAGGGATCAACCTGCTATTATCAGGAAAAACAGGAATTCAATTGCGATTTTAACAGGTAATGAAACTACCGAGCAATTGAAGGCATTAGGGGAAGATATTTTTAGATATTACGGCTTGGGTTGCCGTAGTGTTTCTAAACTATATGTACCAGAGGGGTATAATTTTGAACGTTTTTTTACTGCTATCTACGACTACCATTATCTGATGGATAGTGCGAAGTATGCCAATAATTATGACTACAATAAGGCGGTGTACTTAATGAGCAATTTTAAACTCCTGGAGAATGGGTTTTTAATTTTAAAAGAAGATACTAGTATGAGTTCATCCATAGCTTCGCTTTTTTATGAGTATTACCATGATCCGGAGCAACTAAAACGTGACCTGGAAAAAAATCAAGACTCCTTACAATGTATTGTCAGTGATATCCCCGCCATTCCTTCTGTAGCCTTTGGAGAAACCCAGCAACCATCCTTAAATGACTACGCAGATGGTATTGATGTAATTAATTTCCTAAAAAAAATTAATGCGTAA
- a CDS encoding 4Fe-4S dicluster domain-containing protein codes for MAIIITDECINCGACEPECPNTAIYEGADDWRYADGTELEGDVVLPGGKAVNAEEAQEPVSDEIYYIVPDKCTECKGFHEEPQCAAVCPVDCCVPDEDVVESEEFLLQKQAFMHKS; via the coding sequence ATGGCAATTATAATCACTGATGAATGTATCAACTGCGGTGCTTGTGAACCGGAATGTCCTAATACTGCGATCTATGAAGGTGCTGATGACTGGCGTTATGCAGATGGTACGGAGCTTGAAGGAGACGTCGTATTGCCGGGGGGAAAGGCTGTAAATGCAGAAGAAGCCCAGGAACCGGTAAGTGATGAAATCTATTATATTGTACCCGATAAATGTACGGAGTGTAAAGGTTTTCATGAGGAGCCACAGTGCGCGGCGGTTTGCCCGGTAGATTGTTGTGTACCGGATGAAGATGTAGTGGAGAGTGAAGAATTTTTATTACAAAAACAAGCTTTTATGCATAAATCGTAA
- a CDS encoding outer membrane beta-barrel protein — MQKLLFFIGCLILYTGSYAQYRWELSGGITNSSLNLENTETTSGIGYYLSAGYGYISGVRAKTSIVFSIEALQRSSELTEDLVLAEGIGNISRGSEFTVTQFGFSPKFRYLFFTGKDRFRPFINVGPSLRFTANAELGDTELESEAYEQLMIGGVYGVGFSQMIGEQFDIFFEAGAMNDFLDNLNDVKSKFFDIYARIGVRFRIYDARR; from the coding sequence ATGCAAAAATTACTATTTTTTATAGGTTGTTTAATTTTATACACTGGTTCTTATGCACAGTATCGCTGGGAACTTTCCGGGGGTATTACAAATTCAAGTCTCAATCTCGAAAATACGGAAACGACTAGCGGTATCGGATACTATCTTAGTGCTGGTTACGGATATATTTCCGGGGTTCGGGCAAAGACAAGTATTGTTTTTTCTATTGAAGCTTTACAACGCAGTAGTGAATTAACAGAAGATTTAGTTTTAGCAGAAGGTATTGGTAATATTTCCAGAGGATCGGAGTTTACAGTGACACAATTTGGTTTTTCACCTAAATTCAGGTATTTATTCTTTACAGGTAAAGACCGTTTTCGGCCTTTTATAAATGTTGGACCTAGCTTACGTTTTACCGCTAATGCAGAACTAGGCGATACGGAACTGGAATCCGAAGCTTATGAACAATTAATGATAGGAGGGGTTTATGGGGTAGGATTTTCACAAATGATTGGAGAACAATTTGATATCTTTTTTGAAGCAGGTGCTATGAATGACTTTTTAGATAACTTGAACGACGTAAAAAGTAAGTTTTTTGATATCTATGCACGAATAGGGGTACGTTTCCGGATTTATGATGCCAGAAGATAA
- a CDS encoding TonB-dependent receptor, translated as MKQIKFIFLFLLCQLGWAQQVITGTVIDAAGTPLPGVNIIEKGTNNGTVTDFNGVYTLEASPTGTLVFSYIGFTTEEVAINNQATIDVTLISGNALEEIVLVGTRSLPRSNTVSALPVDILPAEELASTGQVTFDKALQYKIPSFNTVQTPVNDATSLLDPYEIRNMGPSRTLILINGKRKNLSSLLYTQTSPGRGETGADISGIPTEAIKRVEILRDGASAQYGSDAIAGVMNIVLKDDADTGAINLRTGFTSEGDGENYGINIQNGVTVGDDDKGFVNYTVDFSKVNLANRPGTVDAQGEAGDFGADLADVQEFLALFPDAGNINGSPETAASKFLINGGYQISDATEVYVNAAYVYKKVNSFANYRTPYWRTEEDFPYLADFFPNGPGGSYIGYLPTFEGDLNDYNGTIGFITERNNWRYDVSYTTGGNSQSYKVNNTHNRSDTRNPDTFIGDINNNGTIDLTPFDFDGDGTIEANEGVELIRGGFKYRENSPISFDPGGTSFKHNVGNIDISRLLSDKVSIGFGAEFRSEIFEIFEGDEASYEGGGADSFSGNRPENSGKFTRYNFGGYFDLSADITEQWLVNGTIRLEDYSDFGEAFVWKVSSSYRFFEDRLTLRSSVSTGFRAPTLHQIFTQKAQFSFVAGSGIQVGGLINNVSPQANLLDIPKLDAEKSTNFTAGIGAKINNNISLTADYYNIAVEDRIVLSTEIQSTDAGNTPLDQVLQNNNLSDISFFINAIDTRTSGVDVVASYRNIGLGNGTLGFNLSGNYTIQNEREGAVNNPELIENAGQSVVNETQEALFFTSRPQTKWILGGDYRIGKFAVSLNNTYFGKTTFRQQGLDTNLKTEFIPKIVTDLGISVNASDKISVSLNVNNIFDILPEWEFKALNAEGTAILNDPAQLMVNSNLITFNQRYSQMTYDGYHFSQLGTLFNITFTYKL; from the coding sequence ATGAAACAAATTAAATTTATTTTTTTATTCCTCTTATGTCAATTAGGATGGGCGCAACAAGTTATTACCGGAACAGTTATTGACGCGGCAGGAACTCCTTTACCCGGAGTTAATATTATTGAAAAAGGTACGAATAACGGAACGGTTACAGACTTTAACGGAGTGTATACGCTGGAAGCATCTCCGACCGGCACTTTGGTTTTTAGTTATATAGGTTTTACTACAGAAGAAGTGGCAATTAATAATCAAGCTACCATAGACGTTACACTAATTAGCGGAAATGCACTGGAAGAAATTGTACTGGTAGGAACCCGGTCTTTACCAAGAAGTAATACAGTTTCTGCACTACCTGTTGATATTTTGCCGGCTGAAGAATTGGCTTCTACCGGTCAGGTTACCTTTGATAAAGCCTTACAATATAAAATACCTTCTTTCAACACCGTACAAACCCCGGTGAATGATGCAACTTCGTTATTAGACCCTTATGAAATACGAAATATGGGGCCTAGTCGTACTTTAATCTTAATCAATGGAAAACGAAAAAATTTAAGTTCTTTATTATATACACAAACATCACCGGGACGTGGTGAGACAGGAGCTGATATTTCCGGTATACCAACCGAGGCTATTAAAAGAGTCGAAATCTTAAGGGATGGTGCTTCTGCGCAATACGGTTCTGACGCCATTGCAGGAGTAATGAATATAGTTTTAAAGGATGATGCAGACACAGGTGCTATCAACCTAAGAACCGGCTTTACATCTGAAGGTGACGGAGAAAATTACGGTATCAATATACAAAATGGGGTAACTGTCGGTGATGATGATAAAGGATTTGTAAATTATACGGTAGATTTTTCTAAGGTGAACCTGGCGAACCGACCGGGAACGGTGGATGCTCAGGGGGAAGCCGGCGATTTTGGGGCAGATCTTGCAGATGTACAAGAGTTCCTTGCGTTATTTCCGGATGCTGGTAATATCAACGGATCTCCTGAGACCGCAGCTTCCAAATTTTTAATTAACGGGGGTTATCAAATAAGTGATGCAACTGAAGTTTATGTAAATGCTGCCTACGTGTATAAAAAAGTAAATAGTTTTGCTAACTACAGAACTCCCTATTGGCGTACGGAAGAAGATTTTCCATATCTCGCAGATTTCTTCCCTAATGGGCCTGGCGGATCTTATATAGGATATCTTCCTACTTTTGAAGGGGACCTGAATGATTATAACGGTACGATTGGTTTTATTACTGAACGTAATAACTGGAGATATGATGTCAGCTACACTACCGGAGGAAATTCACAAAGTTACAAAGTCAATAATACCCATAACCGAAGCGACACCCGGAACCCGGATACATTTATCGGAGACATAAATAATAACGGTACGATTGACTTAACCCCGTTTGACTTTGATGGAGACGGTACTATCGAAGCCAATGAAGGGGTTGAACTTATCAGAGGAGGTTTTAAATACCGTGAAAATAGTCCGATTTCTTTTGATCCGGGGGGAACTTCCTTTAAACATAACGTAGGGAATATAGATATATCCCGTCTACTGTCTGACAAGGTCAGTATAGGTTTTGGTGCTGAATTCAGGTCAGAAATTTTTGAAATTTTTGAAGGGGATGAAGCTTCTTATGAGGGTGGCGGAGCCGACTCTTTTTCCGGAAACCGTCCGGAAAATTCAGGTAAGTTTACCCGGTACAACTTCGGGGGATATTTTGATCTTTCCGCAGATATTACAGAACAATGGCTGGTTAACGGAACGATACGTTTAGAAGATTATAGTGACTTCGGAGAAGCTTTTGTATGGAAAGTAAGTTCTAGCTACCGTTTTTTTGAAGATCGGTTAACCTTAAGAAGTTCGGTATCTACCGGATTCAGGGCCCCTACCCTACACCAGATTTTTACACAAAAAGCACAATTTAGTTTTGTTGCCGGTTCTGGAATCCAGGTGGGTGGTTTGATCAATAACGTTTCTCCGCAAGCTAATTTATTGGACATTCCTAAACTAGATGCTGAAAAATCTACCAATTTCACCGCAGGGATCGGAGCAAAAATTAACAATAACATTAGTTTAACAGCAGATTACTACAATATTGCAGTAGAAGACCGGATTGTACTAAGTACCGAAATACAAAGTACAGACGCTGGTAATACTCCTTTAGACCAAGTATTACAAAATAACAACCTGTCGGATATTAGCTTCTTTATTAATGCTATTGATACACGAACATCCGGAGTAGATGTAGTGGCAAGTTATCGAAATATTGGCTTGGGTAACGGTACACTTGGTTTTAACCTTTCCGGTAATTACACCATTCAAAATGAACGGGAAGGCGCAGTTAATAATCCGGAGTTAATTGAAAATGCTGGTCAGTCCGTAGTAAATGAGACGCAAGAAGCTTTGTTCTTTACCTCCAGGCCTCAAACCAAATGGATTCTGGGAGGCGATTATCGTATTGGTAAGTTCGCGGTGAGTCTAAATAATACGTATTTCGGTAAAACTACCTTTAGACAACAAGGACTGGATACAAACTTAAAAACGGAATTTATACCTAAAATCGTGACGGATCTTGGAATTAGTGTAAATGCCAGTGATAAGATTAGCGTTTCATTAAATGTAAATAATATTTTTGATATTTTACCAGAATGGGAATTTAAAGCTTTAAATGCAGAAGGAACTGCCATCTTAAACGATCCTGCACAACTTATGGTAAATTCTAACTTAATCACTTTTAACCAACGGTATTCACAAATGACCTATGACGGATATCATTTTAGTCAGTTAGGGACTTTGTTCAATATTACTTTTACTTATAAGTTATAA